From a single Georhizobium profundi genomic region:
- a CDS encoding tripartite tricarboxylate transporter permease, whose product METIALTAAYLLDWHILLAALAGVTWGIMGGALPGISPSITMALLLPFTYTMDPTGAIVLLASTYIGAEYGGSVPAILIRTPGTNAAAATVIDGYEMNKQGKAGLALGISLISGFYGSMFGLAMLMALSGPLALVALNFTPMAYFALGILGLSVIATLSGENLIKGFIAAILGLMIATIGSDPVTGGTRFTFGSSELLGGIEPVMIMVGLFAMSELLIQASKRGADERVTSRPRIQFPDWKLTKRLFPAQMIGNGIGTFEGVMPGAGGTIASFMAYNEARRWSKHPEEFGKGSPEGIAAPETANNTVAETALVPLLSFGIPGSNSTAILLGGFLIHGIVPGPMLFERSGEVVYGLYAGLFAAIIGMVIMGFLMLPVCIWLVNRPRPYLNAFILALILSGIYSIHNETFDLGIMLAAGVLGFFMRMLRFPFLPTVLGLVLGYLVESNFRRSLVLSGDDFMIFVDDRISLSLLLLAFLFIAGSIGKHAYDAFFRKPKTVSES is encoded by the coding sequence ATGGAAACGATCGCACTCACGGCTGCCTATCTTCTGGATTGGCACATTCTTCTCGCAGCGCTGGCAGGCGTCACCTGGGGCATCATGGGCGGCGCGCTGCCGGGGATCTCGCCGTCTATCACGATGGCGCTGCTCCTGCCCTTCACCTATACGATGGACCCGACCGGCGCGATCGTGCTGCTCGCCTCCACCTATATCGGCGCGGAATATGGCGGCTCGGTGCCTGCCATCCTCATTCGCACGCCCGGCACCAATGCGGCCGCGGCGACCGTCATCGACGGTTACGAGATGAACAAGCAGGGCAAGGCGGGGCTGGCCCTCGGCATTTCGCTGATCTCAGGCTTCTACGGCAGCATGTTCGGCCTCGCCATGCTCATGGCACTTTCCGGGCCATTGGCGCTGGTGGCGCTCAATTTCACGCCGATGGCCTACTTTGCGCTCGGCATTCTCGGCTTGTCCGTCATTGCGACACTGTCCGGCGAAAACCTGATCAAAGGTTTCATTGCCGCCATTCTCGGCCTGATGATCGCAACCATCGGCAGCGATCCCGTCACCGGTGGCACCCGCTTTACCTTCGGCTCCTCTGAACTGCTCGGCGGCATCGAGCCGGTGATGATCATGGTGGGACTCTTCGCCATGAGCGAACTTCTCATCCAGGCATCCAAGCGCGGCGCCGATGAGCGCGTGACGTCGCGGCCGCGCATTCAGTTTCCGGACTGGAAGCTGACGAAGCGCCTGTTCCCGGCGCAGATGATCGGCAACGGCATCGGCACCTTCGAAGGCGTCATGCCCGGCGCCGGCGGTACGATCGCCTCCTTCATGGCGTACAACGAGGCGCGTCGCTGGTCTAAACATCCGGAAGAATTCGGCAAGGGTTCACCGGAGGGCATCGCCGCACCGGAAACCGCAAACAACACCGTTGCCGAAACCGCGCTCGTCCCGCTGCTCTCCTTCGGCATTCCAGGGTCGAACTCCACCGCCATCCTGCTCGGCGGCTTCCTGATCCATGGCATCGTGCCCGGCCCCATGCTGTTCGAGCGCTCCGGCGAAGTGGTCTACGGGCTCTATGCCGGCCTTTTCGCAGCTATTATCGGCATGGTCATCATGGGCTTCCTCATGCTGCCGGTCTGCATCTGGCTCGTGAACCGGCCGCGGCCTTATCTCAACGCCTTCATCCTGGCGCTGATCCTGTCGGGCATCTACTCGATCCACAACGAGACCTTCGATCTCGGCATCATGCTGGCAGCCGGCGTGCTCGGGTTCTTCATGCGCATGCTGCGCTTCCCGTTCCTGCCGACCGTGCTCGGCCTCGTGCTCGGCTATCTGGTGGAAAGCAACTTCCGCCGCTCGCTGGTGCTGTCAGGGGACGATTTCATGATCTTCGTCGATGACCGGATTTCGCTCAGCCTTCTGCTGCTCGCCTTCCTGTTCATTGCCGGCTCGATCGGCAAGCACGCCTACGACGCCTTCTTCCGCAAGCCCAAGACCGTTTCCGAAAGCTGA
- a CDS encoding mandelate racemase/muconate lactonizing enzyme family protein: MIIQDIKASLHGFSIEIPLLEGRVEGYGREEQTHFVFCQVETDEGIVGYGLTGHFLSRAVIVALEKHILPCVKGMDVRDLEKIHQRVWQKLNPRAMSGTISMALSCLDIALWDIIGKKEGRSIAAMLGGARTEVPCYVTFGFPQYDIDLLGEAAKLHVSNGFKALKSVVAVDKGGWREDARRVKAIRDAVGSEIDLMIDANYLFNPVEAKYLCREIEDCGITWFEEPLTQNDARALGDLRRHTKIPIAAGQMEGHRWRVREFVEHQSLDILQPNVTYCGGYTEARKIAHLAQIYNMPIANGGGWPLFNMHLLAGMMNGWIVEWHLGMVAVGEMMFTDAPKPVNGMIKIPERPGLGLTLNEDAFRETRVALD; encoded by the coding sequence ATGATCATTCAAGACATCAAAGCCAGCCTGCACGGCTTCTCGATCGAGATTCCGCTTCTCGAGGGTCGCGTCGAAGGGTACGGCCGCGAGGAGCAGACGCACTTCGTCTTTTGCCAGGTGGAGACCGATGAAGGCATCGTCGGCTACGGCCTGACGGGACATTTCCTTTCGCGAGCGGTGATCGTGGCGCTGGAGAAACACATCCTGCCTTGCGTGAAAGGCATGGACGTCCGCGATCTCGAAAAGATCCATCAGCGCGTCTGGCAGAAGCTCAACCCGCGCGCCATGAGCGGCACGATCTCGATGGCGCTGTCGTGCCTCGACATCGCGCTCTGGGACATCATCGGCAAGAAGGAAGGCCGCTCGATTGCCGCGATGCTCGGCGGCGCCCGCACCGAGGTGCCCTGCTACGTCACCTTCGGCTTCCCGCAATACGACATCGATCTTCTCGGTGAAGCCGCCAAATTGCATGTCTCGAACGGCTTCAAGGCCCTGAAATCGGTCGTTGCGGTCGACAAGGGCGGCTGGCGCGAGGATGCGCGCCGCGTGAAGGCGATCCGTGATGCCGTCGGTTCCGAGATCGACCTGATGATCGACGCCAATTACCTCTTCAACCCGGTCGAGGCCAAATATCTCTGCCGTGAGATCGAGGACTGCGGGATCACCTGGTTCGAGGAGCCGCTGACGCAGAACGATGCGCGCGCGCTTGGCGATCTGCGTCGACACACGAAGATTCCCATCGCTGCCGGCCAGATGGAAGGCCATCGCTGGCGCGTGCGCGAATTCGTCGAGCACCAGTCGCTCGACATCCTGCAGCCGAACGTGACCTATTGCGGCGGCTATACAGAGGCGCGCAAAATCGCCCACCTCGCGCAGATCTACAACATGCCGATCGCCAATGGCGGCGGCTGGCCCTTGTTCAACATGCATCTGCTTGCCGGCATGATGAATGGCTGGATTGTGGAGTGGCATCTGGGCATGGTCGCCGTCGGCGAGATGATGTTCACCGATGCGCCGAAGCCGGTGAACGGCATGATCAAGATCCCCGAGCGGCCGGGCCTCGGCCTTACTCTAAACGAGGATGCGTTCCGCGAGACGCGGGTCGCGCTCGACTGA
- a CDS encoding rhodanese-like domain-containing protein: MRSGTVKRLGAEEARRQIHGPGEIAFLDVREAGQFGEGHALFAIPCAYSRLEARAPDLVPRHTAPIVIVDDGDGIAERAGARLMDMGYSDVALIEGGMPAWAAAGFPVYKGVNVPSKVLGEIAEGVWHPKMLKPEDLAAWKAEDRPFRFYDARPPVEYAKMRVPGAECLPNGELAHRLPVIAEGETPIVITCAGRTRGIIGAIGVMLAGHAGPVMALENGTQGWALSGGKLERGNSAAPYPELTDAQRDKSRETAMTLAGTYGLELTAPVRVETLLAEPEVTTYLLDVRSTEEAMADPISGSVHALSGQLVQATDQWVAVRNSRIILLDDGGMRAALAAFWLHQLGYEPYICLLDEAMRATLKRLNSLEAFKARPKSPKPPPLTTIDPVRARYCVALGEAILVDMRGSLDYRKAHVEGARWLVRPRAERLATALAGKSAYLVADDIQAAAWAAEDLRKAGVKDVSVIEGGHAALVKAGASVVGTPDEPSDADAIDHLFFVHDRHDDNLEASRRYLAWETGLIAQMDDVEKAAYRITSPNA, translated from the coding sequence ATGAGGTCAGGCACCGTCAAGCGCCTCGGCGCGGAAGAAGCGCGTCGACAAATTCACGGCCCGGGTGAAATTGCCTTCCTCGACGTGCGCGAAGCGGGGCAGTTCGGCGAGGGGCACGCGCTCTTCGCCATCCCCTGCGCCTATTCCCGGCTTGAGGCCCGCGCACCCGATCTCGTACCGCGCCACACCGCACCGATCGTCATTGTCGATGACGGCGACGGCATAGCGGAACGCGCCGGCGCGCGGCTTATGGACATGGGCTACAGCGATGTCGCCCTGATCGAAGGCGGCATGCCCGCCTGGGCGGCGGCCGGCTTCCCCGTCTACAAAGGAGTCAACGTTCCCTCCAAGGTGCTCGGCGAAATTGCCGAGGGCGTATGGCACCCGAAAATGCTGAAACCGGAAGACCTTGCTGCCTGGAAGGCCGAGGATCGCCCGTTCCGGTTTTACGACGCACGGCCGCCCGTTGAATATGCCAAGATGCGCGTGCCGGGCGCCGAGTGCCTGCCGAACGGCGAACTCGCGCATCGGCTCCCCGTCATCGCCGAAGGTGAAACACCGATCGTCATCACCTGCGCCGGCCGCACGCGCGGCATCATCGGCGCGATCGGCGTCATGCTTGCCGGCCACGCAGGGCCCGTCATGGCGTTGGAGAATGGCACCCAGGGCTGGGCGCTTTCCGGCGGCAAGCTGGAGCGTGGCAACAGCGCGGCGCCTTATCCTGAGCTCACCGATGCCCAGCGGGACAAGAGCCGCGAAACCGCTATGACGCTTGCCGGCACATATGGCTTGGAACTTACCGCTCCGGTTCGCGTCGAAACGCTTCTCGCGGAGCCCGAAGTGACGACGTACCTGCTCGATGTCCGCTCGACCGAGGAAGCAATGGCCGATCCGATCTCGGGAAGCGTCCATGCCCTTTCGGGCCAGCTGGTTCAGGCCACGGATCAATGGGTGGCGGTGCGCAATTCGCGCATTATCCTCCTGGACGATGGCGGCATGCGTGCCGCACTGGCGGCTTTCTGGCTGCATCAGCTTGGCTACGAGCCCTACATCTGCCTGCTCGACGAAGCGATGCGCGCAACGCTCAAGCGCCTCAATTCGTTGGAAGCGTTCAAGGCCCGCCCCAAATCTCCTAAGCCGCCGCCGCTGACGACCATCGATCCGGTGCGCGCTCGATATTGCGTGGCTTTGGGCGAGGCGATCCTCGTCGACATGCGCGGCTCGCTCGATTACCGCAAGGCCCATGTCGAGGGCGCACGCTGGCTGGTCCGCCCGCGCGCAGAACGCCTGGCGACGGCACTCGCCGGCAAAAGCGCCTATCTCGTTGCGGATGACATCCAAGCCGCCGCTTGGGCTGCGGAGGATCTGCGCAAGGCAGGTGTGAAGGATGTCAGCGTCATCGAAGGCGGCCATGCGGCGTTAGTGAAAGCCGGCGCGTCTGTTGTTGGAACGCCGGACGAACCGTCGGATGCAGACGCCATCGACCATCTCTTCTTTGTGCACGACCGCCACGACGACAATCTGGAAGCCTCGCGCCGCTATCTCGCATGGGAGACTGGCCTGATCGCGCAGATGGACGATGTCGAGAAGGCGGCCTACCGCATCACCTCGCCAAACGCCTGA
- a CDS encoding tripartite tricarboxylate transporter TctB family protein, producing MSTKPGRRIVWGHLLLLTVIVGVVIAYLLDARGVSTRVNNLLLVQPAAILALILAALVLPGIFPQRGSPDEDELPKETTGDLLRVFALIGALAFLAFSLETIGFDIATFIFMVVALAICGERRIWVNLLFSAVFTVFLIYGYGTITPFPFPLTIL from the coding sequence ATGAGCACCAAACCGGGACGGAGGATCGTGTGGGGCCACCTGCTGCTCTTGACCGTCATAGTTGGCGTGGTGATTGCCTATCTGCTTGACGCCCGCGGCGTATCCACGCGCGTCAATAACCTGCTGCTCGTGCAGCCAGCCGCCATTCTCGCACTCATCCTGGCAGCTCTGGTGCTGCCCGGCATCTTCCCCCAAAGGGGTTCTCCGGACGAGGACGAACTACCGAAGGAAACAACGGGCGATCTCCTGCGCGTGTTCGCGCTGATCGGTGCCTTGGCCTTTCTGGCATTCTCGCTCGAAACCATCGGCTTCGACATCGCGACGTTCATCTTCATGGTGGTCGCTTTGGCCATCTGCGGCGAACGACGTATCTGGGTGAACCTCCTGTTCAGCGCGGTCTTCACCGTTTTCCTGATCTATGGATACGGCACGATCACGCCATTCCCGTTCCCGCTGACCATCCTGTGA
- a CDS encoding Bug family tripartite tricarboxylate transporter substrate binding protein, with amino-acid sequence MTRLPLYAAASAAFILSGAAVQAQEYPVDTVTLITHSSPGGGSDVFLRELSRYLAPYLGANVIVENVSGGSGASAMARLAQAPADGSIFYATTPTFIYTSLLSDPEYKYTDLEPLVNFFIDPEVIYTAADSEFETLEDVIQYARDGRGQWGAANPASLERQALEQLKAAADVNAAVVTHEGGGDLMINVLNGTLQIGVGEVQEIQSQLEAGELRLLATFSDERLDAFPDLPTVAESGYDVIVRKFRGLAGPQGLPDDVVAAWEAATQAVLEDEEYKAAYEANNLRAEFIGHDDYVAFIEQFGTETSTFLKDTGVIE; translated from the coding sequence ATGACACGACTGCCACTTTACGCGGCGGCCAGCGCCGCGTTCATCCTGAGCGGCGCAGCCGTTCAGGCACAGGAATACCCCGTCGACACGGTAACGCTCATCACGCACTCCAGCCCCGGCGGCGGCAGCGACGTGTTCCTGCGCGAACTGTCGCGCTATCTCGCGCCCTATCTCGGCGCCAATGTGATCGTCGAGAATGTCAGCGGTGGTTCGGGTGCATCGGCCATGGCGCGGCTTGCACAGGCCCCGGCGGACGGCTCGATCTTCTACGCAACGACGCCGACCTTCATCTACACGTCGCTGCTTTCCGATCCGGAGTACAAGTACACGGATCTCGAGCCGCTGGTGAACTTCTTCATCGATCCGGAAGTCATCTACACGGCTGCCGACAGCGAGTTCGAGACACTCGAAGACGTGATCCAGTATGCCCGCGACGGTCGCGGCCAGTGGGGCGCGGCGAACCCGGCATCGCTGGAGCGCCAGGCGCTGGAACAGCTGAAAGCCGCTGCCGACGTCAATGCGGCCGTCGTGACCCATGAAGGCGGCGGCGACCTGATGATCAACGTGCTGAACGGCACGCTGCAGATCGGTGTCGGCGAAGTCCAGGAAATCCAGTCGCAGCTGGAAGCCGGCGAGCTTCGCCTGCTTGCAACCTTCAGCGACGAGCGACTCGACGCATTCCCGGACCTGCCGACGGTTGCTGAAAGCGGCTACGACGTGATCGTCCGCAAGTTCCGCGGCCTTGCAGGCCCGCAGGGTCTGCCGGACGACGTCGTCGCAGCATGGGAAGCCGCCACGCAGGCCGTGCTCGAGGACGAAGAATATAAGGCGGCTTACGAAGCCAACAACCTTCGCGCCGAGTTCATCGGCCATGACGACTATGTCGCCTTCATCGAACAATTCGGCACCGAAACGTCGACGTTCCTGAAAGATACAGGCGTCATCGAATAA
- a CDS encoding tripartite tricarboxylate transporter permease, which translates to MIEMSSVYGAFSLLSSDINAWLYLLPGLVIGLVFGAMPGISITMAMAFALPATLYMDFLPAIVFLTAIYTGAGFGGSVPAVLMGIPGTSSAVATTFDGYPMARKGQHNQALGVALASSVFGCLLSYVLLFFLIAPVSSVVLKLGPLEMFAVAVWGMLLLGSLAGAHISRGLLAGVFGVLLGTVGMNTAGFIRGTMGVPWLLDGVPQIPAMMGLLAASQLIGLINTTYLIEDESSRKISFSKIVDGLKLTFTYPMIIIRGSVIGVVIGAIPGVGSSISNLLSYSETKRNAPDGDTFGQGNPKGVIAAESANSSSEGGAMATMLALGIPGGGATAILLAAFAMHNIVGGPSFIANNKDIVYAVIFSNFAQAILLLFVGLGFVYVASYVVRVPLRFLIPSVLVVSTFGAYAIEGSAAGPITLWIFSVLGWAMVRYGYPVAAAVVGLLLGSLLEGNLLRTNQISGGDFISYGLERPWALLIFALMIGSIIMQAVSKRKKLKQAAENSESRSASEAS; encoded by the coding sequence ATGATCGAAATGTCCTCAGTCTATGGAGCATTCTCGCTCCTTTCGTCCGACATCAACGCCTGGCTCTACCTGCTGCCGGGACTGGTCATCGGTCTGGTGTTCGGCGCAATGCCAGGCATCTCCATCACCATGGCCATGGCATTCGCGCTGCCGGCCACGCTCTACATGGATTTCCTGCCGGCAATCGTGTTCCTGACCGCCATCTATACCGGGGCAGGCTTCGGCGGTTCCGTTCCCGCGGTGCTCATGGGCATTCCCGGAACATCTTCGGCCGTCGCAACAACGTTCGACGGTTACCCCATGGCCCGCAAGGGCCAGCACAACCAGGCACTCGGCGTTGCGCTCGCGTCATCCGTCTTCGGCTGCCTGCTCAGCTACGTCTTGCTCTTCTTCCTGATCGCCCCGGTGTCCAGCGTCGTGCTCAAGCTCGGCCCGCTGGAAATGTTCGCCGTGGCCGTCTGGGGCATGCTGCTTCTGGGCTCGCTCGCCGGTGCTCACATCAGCCGTGGTCTGCTGGCCGGCGTTTTCGGCGTGCTGCTCGGAACCGTCGGCATGAACACGGCAGGCTTCATCCGTGGCACCATGGGCGTTCCCTGGTTGCTGGACGGCGTGCCGCAGATCCCGGCGATGATGGGTCTGCTCGCAGCCAGCCAGCTCATCGGACTGATCAACACGACCTATCTCATCGAAGACGAGAGTTCGCGAAAGATCAGTTTCTCGAAGATCGTCGACGGACTGAAGCTGACCTTCACTTATCCGATGATCATCATCCGCGGCTCGGTGATCGGTGTCGTGATCGGGGCCATTCCAGGCGTCGGCTCTTCGATCTCCAACCTTCTTTCCTATTCGGAAACGAAGCGGAATGCACCGGATGGAGATACGTTCGGCCAGGGCAACCCCAAGGGCGTCATCGCGGCGGAATCCGCGAACTCCTCGTCGGAAGGCGGCGCCATGGCGACGATGCTGGCGCTCGGCATTCCAGGCGGGGGCGCCACCGCGATCCTGCTCGCGGCCTTCGCGATGCACAACATCGTCGGCGGCCCGAGCTTCATCGCCAACAACAAGGATATCGTCTACGCGGTCATCTTCTCGAACTTTGCGCAGGCGATCCTCCTGCTCTTCGTCGGTCTCGGCTTCGTCTATGTGGCCAGCTACGTGGTTCGGGTCCCTCTCCGGTTCCTGATCCCCAGCGTTCTCGTCGTGTCGACTTTCGGTGCCTATGCCATCGAAGGCAGTGCGGCGGGGCCGATCACGCTGTGGATCTTCTCGGTGCTTGGCTGGGCCATGGTGCGCTACGGCTATCCGGTCGCAGCCGCCGTCGTCGGTCTGCTGCTCGGCAGCCTGCTCGAAGGCAATCTGCTGCGCACGAACCAGATCAGCGGCGGTGACTTCATCAGCTACGGTCTGGAACGCCCGTGGGCGCTTCTGATCTTCGCGCTGATGATCGGCTCGATCATCATGCAGGCGGTCTCCAAGCGCAAGAAGCTGAAGCAGGCTGCCGAAAACTCCGAATCGCGATCGGCATCCGAAGCAAGCTGA
- a CDS encoding alpha/beta fold hydrolase has translation MNQDVLPTLVQSNRLMEGFRVEKVKTRGAEIHVAIGGEGPPLLLIHGNPLTHVSWHKVAPTLAKSFTVIAPDLRGYGDSSKPDGGEDHAAYTFRAMGEDNFDVMDHFGFDSFQIAGHDRGARVGFRMALDQPQRVERLCALDIVPTHHVLTNVSMGWGLESYHWFFMAQKAPFPERLICADLDYYIHYKLNKKGVGLEIFTKEAMAEYVRCTTPEQIHSVCEDYRATVTLDLAMDTAEYGKRKIECPVMVIWGTNSHCGRHFKPVEAWSEWADDVMGFGVPTGHYPAEHRPDIIYPLFFDFFTGRKPHYEPESAA, from the coding sequence ATGAATCAGGATGTTTTGCCGACGCTCGTCCAGTCGAACCGCTTGATGGAGGGATTCCGCGTCGAGAAGGTAAAGACGCGAGGCGCAGAAATTCATGTTGCCATCGGTGGCGAGGGGCCGCCGCTGCTTCTGATCCACGGCAATCCCCTGACGCATGTCAGCTGGCACAAGGTCGCGCCGACGCTCGCCAAGTCCTTCACCGTGATCGCCCCCGACCTTCGCGGCTACGGCGACAGCTCAAAACCCGATGGCGGGGAGGATCACGCGGCTTACACGTTCCGCGCCATGGGCGAGGACAATTTCGATGTCATGGACCATTTCGGCTTCGACAGTTTCCAGATCGCCGGGCATGATCGTGGCGCCCGCGTCGGCTTCCGCATGGCGCTCGACCAGCCGCAGCGCGTGGAGCGTCTCTGTGCGCTCGACATCGTGCCGACGCATCATGTGCTGACCAATGTCTCCATGGGCTGGGGCCTGGAGAGCTATCACTGGTTCTTCATGGCGCAGAAGGCGCCGTTCCCGGAGCGGCTGATCTGCGCCGATCTCGACTATTACATCCACTACAAGCTCAACAAGAAGGGCGTCGGCCTCGAGATATTCACCAAGGAGGCGATGGCGGAGTATGTGCGCTGCACGACGCCGGAGCAGATCCATTCGGTCTGCGAGGACTACCGCGCGACAGTGACGCTCGATCTCGCGATGGACACGGCCGAATACGGCAAGCGCAAGATCGAGTGCCCGGTGATGGTCATCTGGGGCACGAACAGCCATTGCGGCCGCCACTTCAAGCCGGTCGAAGCCTGGAGCGAGTGGGCCGACGATGTCATGGGCTTCGGCGTGCCGACGGGCCACTATCCGGCAGAGCATAGGCCGGACATCATCTATCCGCTGTTCTTCGACTTCTTCACAGGCCGCAAGCCGCACTACGAGCCGGAAAGCGCCGCATGA
- a CDS encoding tripartite tricarboxylate transporter TctB family protein — translation MLTRDFVGGVATIVIGAVYLYFAYQLRVSALDDSMGPGGLPRIYGWLLVGLGAVLIIQGVFARRLAAPAGAEPVKGEWEGQGRKIAYAFGLLVIAMGYIFIVESVGYLMSIGLLIITTALYLGAGFSGRLIGIGLFGAVFLYAMFVTLLGVRMPAGVLAPLGL, via the coding sequence ATGTTGACCCGAGATTTCGTCGGTGGTGTCGCGACCATCGTGATCGGTGCCGTTTACCTGTACTTCGCCTATCAGCTGCGCGTCAGCGCGCTGGACGACAGCATGGGTCCCGGTGGCCTGCCGCGCATCTACGGATGGCTGCTCGTCGGCCTGGGAGCGGTCCTGATCATACAAGGCGTTTTCGCGCGAAGGCTTGCCGCACCGGCTGGAGCCGAGCCCGTCAAAGGCGAGTGGGAAGGACAGGGGCGCAAGATCGCCTACGCGTTCGGACTGCTCGTGATCGCGATGGGCTATATCTTCATCGTCGAAAGCGTCGGCTATCTGATGTCCATCGGACTTCTGATCATCACGACCGCGCTTTATCTCGGCGCCGGCTTCTCGGGCCGCCTAATCGGCATCGGCCTCTTCGGAGCCGTCTTCCTCTACGCGATGTTCGTCACCCTGCTGGGCGTGCGCATGCCGGCCGGCGTGCTCGCGCCGCTTGGGCTTTGA
- a CDS encoding Bug family tripartite tricarboxylate transporter substrate binding protein, translated as MNSKFSRRNVLKVAGGGVAMAALGMPSILRAQGSFPDRPINIVVPFDTGGYNDRLARAFAPFLQEALGQPLTIINRGGAGALLGHTFFLQQPDDGYTILCTSAAPYLPLNILTQNAQFALDDFYMVNLPSQDYTLLACSSDSDIQTIDDVISRLKEDPTSLSVGLQPASADLVNFSILCEANDIDMAATRMVTYDGGGPARNAVAGGVVDIGLVGGEGFLPLAEQIRPLLTFDSRQRDNWEGAIVTDVLGAEADFVVGSQRGWGLHGSMQESNPEVFQILVQAIETASKNPAAIEALTTQQLATDWYGPEESNQMLARTSAVMEQYIDLLQGQ; from the coding sequence ATGAATTCCAAGTTTTCTCGTCGTAACGTTCTGAAAGTCGCCGGTGGCGGCGTGGCGATGGCTGCTCTCGGCATGCCGTCGATCCTGCGCGCCCAGGGCAGCTTTCCAGATCGCCCCATCAACATCGTCGTGCCGTTCGATACGGGCGGCTACAACGACCGTCTCGCACGCGCGTTCGCGCCCTTCCTGCAGGAAGCGCTTGGCCAGCCGCTGACGATCATCAACCGCGGCGGCGCTGGTGCACTGCTCGGCCACACCTTCTTCCTGCAGCAGCCGGACGATGGCTACACGATCCTGTGCACCTCGGCTGCCCCTTATCTTCCGCTGAACATCCTGACGCAGAATGCGCAGTTCGCGCTCGACGACTTCTACATGGTCAACCTGCCTTCGCAGGACTACACGCTTCTGGCGTGCAGCTCGGATTCCGACATTCAGACTATCGACGACGTGATTTCGCGCCTCAAGGAAGACCCGACCAGCCTGTCGGTCGGCCTCCAGCCAGCCTCTGCAGATCTCGTCAACTTCAGCATCCTTTGCGAAGCGAACGACATCGACATGGCAGCCACGCGTATGGTCACCTATGATGGCGGCGGCCCTGCGCGTAACGCCGTTGCCGGTGGAGTCGTCGATATTGGCCTTGTCGGCGGTGAAGGCTTCCTCCCGCTCGCAGAGCAGATCCGTCCGCTCCTGACATTCGACAGCCGCCAGCGCGACAATTGGGAAGGCGCGATCGTCACCGACGTGCTCGGCGCCGAAGCTGATTTCGTGGTCGGCTCGCAGCGTGGCTGGGGCCTGCACGGCTCGATGCAGGAATCCAATCCGGAAGTTTTCCAGATCCTCGTCCAGGCGATCGAGACGGCTTCCAAGAATCCGGCAGCAATCGAAGCCCTCACGACCCAGCAGCTTGCAACCGACTGGTACGGACCGGAGGAGTCCAACCAGATGCTCGCACGCACCTCTGCGGTCATGGAGCAGTATATCGACCTGCTCCAGGGTCAGTAA